Proteins encoded in a region of the Paenibacillus wynnii genome:
- the glmU gene encoding bifunctional UDP-N-acetylglucosamine diphosphorylase/glucosamine-1-phosphate N-acetyltransferase GlmU yields MKRMAVVLAAGQGKRMKSKLYKVLHPVCGKPMVGHVLDTVKATGCERSIVIVGHGAEAVQAYLGEKAEYVLQEVQLGTGHAVKQAKDLLGKEEGTTIVICGDTPLVTKETLEGLMALHEQRKAAATVLTAVMEHPAGYGRIICGEDGGVLKIVEQKDCTAEEDAICEINTGTYCFNNSQLFAALDKVTNSNNQQEYYLTDVIGILKTQGDIVLGYQAKDPAESIGVNDRLALSEAEGHMRQRINRQHMLNGVTIIDPTATYIGADVVIGADTILYPGTLLKGNTVIGDNCEIGPASEIEDCQVLDGAVIKHSVLSQAQVGARTTVGPFAYLRPGAVLGDEVKIGDFVEIKNATIGDGSKVSHLSYIGDASVGRNVNVGCGAITVNYDGYNKARTEIQDDAFIGSNVNLIAPVTVGKGAFVVAGSTITRSVSENDLAIARVRQENKPGYAEKIRSRAKAKKNQSSPS; encoded by the coding sequence TTGAAAAGAATGGCTGTAGTACTTGCCGCAGGTCAAGGCAAGCGTATGAAATCTAAATTATATAAAGTGCTGCACCCCGTTTGCGGTAAGCCGATGGTAGGGCACGTGCTTGATACAGTAAAAGCGACCGGATGCGAACGAAGTATTGTCATCGTTGGGCACGGCGCAGAAGCGGTTCAAGCTTATTTGGGCGAGAAGGCGGAATATGTGCTGCAGGAAGTGCAGCTAGGTACCGGTCACGCCGTGAAGCAGGCGAAGGATTTGCTTGGCAAGGAAGAAGGCACAACCATTGTTATTTGCGGGGATACACCACTCGTAACAAAGGAAACACTGGAAGGCCTTATGGCTCTTCATGAACAACGCAAGGCAGCCGCAACCGTACTGACAGCTGTGATGGAACATCCAGCAGGTTATGGACGAATTATTTGCGGAGAAGACGGCGGCGTTCTAAAGATCGTAGAGCAGAAGGATTGCACTGCGGAAGAAGATGCTATATGCGAAATTAATACCGGCACTTATTGTTTTAACAACTCCCAATTGTTCGCCGCGCTTGATAAGGTTACGAACAGCAACAACCAACAGGAATATTATTTAACCGATGTCATCGGCATCCTAAAGACACAAGGTGATATTGTTCTGGGATACCAGGCGAAGGATCCTGCTGAGTCTATTGGAGTAAATGACCGTCTCGCATTATCAGAAGCCGAAGGTCATATGAGACAACGCATCAATCGGCAGCATATGCTGAATGGTGTGACTATTATTGATCCTACAGCTACTTATATTGGAGCCGATGTTGTTATTGGAGCCGATACCATTCTTTATCCAGGAACGCTTCTTAAAGGTAATACCGTGATTGGGGACAATTGTGAGATTGGACCTGCGAGTGAAATCGAAGACTGCCAAGTATTGGACGGAGCAGTGATTAAGCACTCCGTACTAAGTCAGGCACAAGTCGGCGCACGGACTACCGTTGGGCCTTTTGCCTATTTACGCCCAGGTGCTGTTCTTGGTGATGAGGTAAAGATTGGTGATTTTGTGGAAATTAAGAATGCTACCATTGGTGACGGTTCTAAAGTTTCGCATCTGAGCTACATCGGTGACGCGTCTGTTGGCCGGAATGTAAATGTTGGCTGCGGAGCAATCACCGTTAATTATGATGGATATAATAAAGCTAGAACTGAAATTCAGGATGATGCCTTTATTGGCAGCAACGTAAACCTTATTGCTCCGGTCACTGTGGGTAAAGGCGCTTTTGTTGTCGCCGGGTCAACCATTACACGTTCGGTGTCTGAGAATGATCTTGCCATTGCCAGAGTGCGGCAAGAGAATAAACCGGGGTATGCGGAAAAGATCCGCTCCCGTGCGAAAGCTAAAAAAAACCAGTCGAGTCCATCGTAA
- the spoVG gene encoding septation regulator SpoVG has product MQITDVRLRRVNSEGRMKAIASITIDNEFVVHDIRVIDGNNGMFVAMPSKRTPDGEFRDIAHPISSGTREKIQSAVLAEYDRAATEEEEEEVIEEGA; this is encoded by the coding sequence ATGCAAATTACGGATGTCAGACTCCGCCGCGTCAACTCTGAGGGGAGAATGAAAGCAATTGCATCCATTACCATCGATAACGAGTTTGTTGTTCATGACATTCGAGTGATCGACGGTAACAACGGGATGTTTGTTGCTATGCCCAGCAAACGTACACCGGACGGCGAATTCCGCGACATCGCACACCCGATTTCGTCGGGAACACGCGAGAAGATCCAATCCGCTGTTTTGGCCGAGTACGATCGCGCCGCTACGGAAGAGGAAGAAGAAGAAGTTATTGAAGAGGGAGCTTAA
- the purR gene encoding pur operon repressor: MKKLKRSQRLVDMTQFLLEKPHDLLPLSTFADRYGSAKSSISEDLAIIKEVFEGEGMGELQTFAGAAGGVRFIPRMPKDMALSFVRGLCVQLEQSDRILPGGYLYMSDLLGLPSLMEQAGKIIATAFYGAEIDAVMTVETKGIPLAYATAAQLGLPVVLVRRDHQVTEGSAVSINYVSGSHKSIHTMSLSRRALPEKSRVLIVDDFMKAGGTVRGMVDLLGEFKCQVAGVGVLVESGAVEWEERLLHDYVSLVKLSEVDSKEKRISAHPGNYFAT; this comes from the coding sequence GTGAAAAAACTTAAGCGAAGTCAGCGTTTGGTAGATATGACTCAATTTTTACTTGAAAAGCCGCATGACCTGTTACCACTGTCTACATTTGCCGACCGATACGGATCGGCTAAATCGTCTATTAGTGAGGATTTGGCTATTATAAAAGAAGTATTTGAAGGAGAAGGCATGGGAGAGCTACAGACATTTGCCGGCGCAGCAGGCGGTGTACGCTTTATTCCTAGAATGCCGAAAGATATGGCACTTTCCTTCGTCCGAGGACTATGTGTCCAATTGGAACAAAGCGATCGGATCTTACCCGGCGGATATCTGTATATGTCAGACCTGCTGGGACTGCCCTCTTTAATGGAACAGGCGGGTAAAATAATTGCTACGGCTTTTTATGGAGCAGAAATAGACGCCGTAATGACCGTAGAGACCAAAGGTATACCTCTTGCTTATGCAACAGCTGCCCAATTAGGGCTACCGGTAGTACTGGTTCGCAGGGATCATCAAGTAACAGAAGGCTCAGCCGTAAGCATCAATTATGTATCCGGTTCACATAAGAGTATTCATACGATGTCATTATCCAGACGTGCACTTCCAGAGAAATCACGTGTTCTTATCGTAGATGACTTTATGAAGGCGGGGGGAACCGTAAGGGGCATGGTTGATCTGCTGGGTGAGTTCAAATGTCAGGTGGCTGGTGTGGGTGTCCTGGTAGAATCAGGTGCGGTGGAATGGGAAGAGCGTCTACTTCATGATTATGTATCACTTGTGAAGCTGAGCGAGGTCGACTCCAAGGAGAAGCGTATCTCGGCTCATCCCGGCAATTATTTCGCAACATAA
- the ispE gene encoding 4-(cytidine 5'-diphospho)-2-C-methyl-D-erythritol kinase, with protein sequence MKMYEKAPAKINLMLDVLHKRPDGFHEVEMIMTMVDLADRLELSEMPRDSIIISSQAGYIPLDEKNLAFQAARLIKDRYDVKSGVHIHLDKRIPVAAGLAGGSSDAAATLRGLNRLWGLGIPTQELLSLGAELGSDVPFCITGGTALATGRGEKLTPIGSPPQCWVVLAKPPINVSTAEVYGRFRSNNIGVHPSSLLMRKAIEEGDFQDVCDKLGNVLEEVTLKLHPEVQQLKEAMIKLGADGVLMSGSGPTVFGLVSKQSKVARIYNGLRGFCKEVYAVRMLT encoded by the coding sequence TTGAAGATGTATGAAAAAGCGCCGGCCAAAATCAATTTAATGCTGGATGTGCTGCATAAGCGCCCGGATGGCTTTCATGAGGTGGAAATGATTATGACCATGGTCGATCTGGCGGACCGTCTGGAACTTTCAGAGATGCCGCGGGATTCGATTATAATATCAAGTCAAGCCGGCTATATTCCGCTGGATGAGAAAAACTTGGCATTCCAGGCTGCCAGGCTTATTAAAGACCGTTACGATGTAAAGAGTGGTGTACATATTCATCTGGATAAAAGAATTCCAGTAGCCGCCGGACTGGCTGGCGGAAGCAGTGATGCGGCAGCTACCCTGCGGGGATTAAATCGTCTGTGGGGGCTCGGTATTCCCACTCAAGAGCTCTTGTCGCTCGGAGCTGAGTTGGGTTCGGATGTGCCGTTTTGTATTACCGGCGGAACCGCACTGGCGACGGGACGCGGTGAGAAGCTGACACCCATCGGAAGCCCGCCGCAATGTTGGGTCGTTCTGGCGAAGCCTCCAATTAATGTGTCTACAGCAGAGGTGTACGGACGATTTCGCAGCAACAACATTGGTGTGCATCCTTCATCCCTCCTCATGCGAAAAGCTATTGAGGAAGGGGACTTCCAAGACGTATGCGATAAGCTCGGAAATGTGTTGGAGGAAGTGACCCTTAAGCTGCACCCTGAGGTGCAACAACTGAAGGAAGCTATGATCAAATTAGGCGCAGATGGGGTACTGATGTCCGGAAGCGGTCCAACTGTATTTGGTCTGGTATCCAAGCAATCCAAGGTAGCCAGAATTTACAACGGGCTGCGGGGATTTTGTAAGGAAGTCTATGCTGTACGGATGTTGACTTAG
- a CDS encoding small, acid-soluble spore protein, alpha/beta type — MSRRRRSVMSDELKTELAKDLGFYDTVEREGWGGIKAKDAGNMVKRAIQMAEEAARKS, encoded by the coding sequence ATGAGCCGCAGAAGACGGAGTGTGATGTCCGATGAGCTTAAGACGGAGCTGGCCAAGGATCTGGGCTTCTATGATACCGTTGAGCGTGAAGGCTGGGGAGGTATTAAGGCGAAGGATGCAGGAAATATGGTGAAGAGAGCCATTCAGATGGCAGAAGAGGCCGCACGTAAATCCTAG
- the veg gene encoding biofilm formation stimulator Veg has product MANNALLEIKRSLEAHVGHKITLRANGGRRKTVERTGVLEETYPSVFIVKLDQEQQTFKRVSYSYTDILTESVEITVCEDDGQMRVMYIKA; this is encoded by the coding sequence ATGGCTAATAACGCGCTGTTGGAAATTAAACGCAGTCTCGAAGCTCATGTCGGTCATAAGATTACGCTACGTGCAAACGGTGGTCGTCGTAAAACCGTCGAGCGTACCGGAGTCCTGGAAGAAACGTACCCTTCTGTATTCATTGTCAAACTAGACCAGGAGCAACAGACGTTCAAACGAGTCTCCTACAGTTATACCGATATACTTACTGAATCTGTGGAAATCACAGTCTGCGAAGATGACGGACAGATGCGAGTTATGTATATTAAAGCTTAA